A DNA window from Streptomyces canus contains the following coding sequences:
- a CDS encoding winged helix-turn-helix transcriptional regulator translates to MVTKQFTGSPEDADLRRADSLAREIFSDVANKWAFLIIEALGERTLRFSELRNEVEGISHKMLTQNLRMLERYGLVERKVHPTVPPRVEYTLTEPGQALRATVDGMCGWTHQYLGHIEAARRRFDV, encoded by the coding sequence ATGGTGACCAAGCAGTTCACGGGCTCGCCCGAAGACGCGGACCTGAGGCGCGCGGACTCTCTGGCGCGAGAGATCTTCTCGGACGTCGCCAACAAGTGGGCGTTCCTGATCATCGAGGCTCTCGGAGAGCGCACCCTGCGCTTCAGCGAGTTGCGCAACGAGGTCGAGGGCATCAGCCACAAGATGCTCACCCAGAACCTACGCATGCTGGAGCGCTACGGCCTGGTCGAGCGGAAGGTGCACCCCACCGTGCCGCCGCGGGTCGAGTACACCCTGACCGAGCCGGGACAAGCCCTGCGAGCCACGGTCGACGGCATGTGCGGCTGGACCCACCAGTACCTCGGTCACATCGAGGCCGCCCGCCGCCGCTTCGACGTCTGA
- a CDS encoding RidA family protein, whose translation MTTVDVFNHHVPAESDFGYSQAIRSDDLIHVSGQLSLDEAGNFLHADDFAAQLKQTYANFDRILNHYGATRNQIVSQTLYVVNLQQNARAVSEGNLRYFGDHRPVSTVLGVCELTFPGQVVETSFIIDTKLTA comes from the coding sequence ATGACCACCGTCGACGTCTTCAATCACCACGTGCCGGCCGAGAGCGACTTCGGATACTCGCAGGCGATCAGGTCCGATGACCTGATCCACGTCTCCGGACAGCTCTCGCTCGACGAAGCGGGCAATTTCCTCCATGCGGACGACTTCGCCGCCCAGCTCAAGCAGACCTACGCCAACTTCGACAGGATCCTGAACCACTACGGCGCCACCCGGAACCAGATCGTCTCGCAGACCCTGTACGTGGTGAACCTGCAGCAGAACGCCCGGGCGGTCTCGGAAGGCAACCTGAGGTACTTCGGCGACCACCGCCCGGTCAGCACAGTCCTCGGCGTCTGTGAACTGACCTTCCCCGGCCAGGTCGTCGAGACCAGCTTCATCATCGACACCAAGCTGACCGCCTGA
- a CDS encoding ATP-binding protein: MTTQRTPLVGREAELARVERLLADVVGDVPGRPAVLDISGEAGIGKSRLVHELCLGATRRGAAVLRGRATEYERHIPFQPFTDAFCDLDPQAVESFPGAAEVAPVLSGAPRRTDRFHLHRATAALLTHAAGSALVVVLDDMHWADAASLELLDHLVRHPVRARVLLVLARRDRQSPASLTATLTRGIDAGTVRRTVLGPLDEREGVELLTPHLARDEAVRLFTASEGNPLYLLTLLQAHREGASVSRLSTTGLGALLLDELTPLTPSQGRLVQVVAALGDHATPALLGPVTGHEPGQLAADLAVLTRRDLLRTGPHGRLALRHPVLRSLVRDGTDPWLRTQTHRLVGAELARTGAPLAERAHHAEQSLSGWDPRAAAVLDEAAEQAAHTAPASSAHWLEVVLRHLPHTPEHASRRRELMLRRARALGVGGRLRESRDLLHQVIALPDPDDGTGSRASAVVLCAVMERHLGRYAEAAALLRRELHRTDPAPSLADQVALGLELGSSAPHDTSYPAVRSEVAHTLEVARRLGDETGVAGALSVAALGEAYEGETAAAEDFTRRAAALVDSLPDGDLTDLCEPLVRLAWAEAFLERFTDAERHADRGLAIARRTGQLYLLPHLLLCKTHVRIQTCRLASAVELSEEAEDIARGIGSDELLAFVLATRAHALADACPPGDPRPLATAEEAVAAAGGGVNWWATIAWCVLGYAALTAGDPARAREAVLRAGGPGLRRMQPSMRPLFLEVLVTAAVTMGDLDAAKDWAERARTEAERLDLPVQRASAMRSAAHLRLGLGDDGAAADLFQAAAEESARSGAVFWEAFSLLFGAPLLAADPRGARRGQAAWHRGRRLAAASGCGMLAGLAEAVGPAVVAADDGPTRRLAQLTVREREIADLVADGLTSPAIAEQLCLSRRTVETHISRVYRKTGVSSRAALAGLMAGLTPRPSFGG; encoded by the coding sequence ATGACGACGCAACGGACACCGCTGGTCGGCAGAGAGGCTGAACTCGCGCGGGTGGAGCGGCTGCTGGCCGATGTGGTGGGGGACGTGCCCGGCCGCCCGGCGGTGCTGGACATCAGCGGTGAGGCGGGCATCGGCAAGAGCCGGCTGGTCCATGAGCTGTGCCTGGGCGCGACGCGGCGCGGGGCGGCGGTACTGCGCGGCCGGGCGACGGAGTACGAACGCCACATCCCCTTCCAGCCGTTCACCGACGCCTTCTGCGACCTCGATCCGCAGGCCGTGGAGTCCTTCCCGGGGGCCGCCGAGGTCGCCCCGGTGCTCAGCGGTGCTCCTCGCCGCACCGACCGCTTCCACCTGCACCGGGCCACCGCCGCCCTGTTGACGCATGCCGCGGGGTCTGCGCTGGTCGTGGTCCTGGACGACATGCACTGGGCGGACGCCGCGTCGCTGGAACTCCTCGACCATCTCGTACGCCACCCCGTGCGCGCCCGTGTCCTGCTGGTCCTGGCCCGCCGCGACCGGCAGAGCCCCGCATCGCTCACCGCGACCCTCACCCGCGGCATCGACGCCGGCACAGTACGGCGGACGGTCCTGGGCCCGCTCGACGAGCGGGAAGGCGTCGAGCTGCTCACCCCCCACCTGGCCCGCGACGAGGCCGTCCGGCTCTTCACGGCGAGCGAGGGCAACCCGCTGTACCTGCTGACCCTGCTCCAGGCGCACCGCGAGGGCGCGTCGGTGAGCCGACTGTCCACGACCGGCCTCGGGGCGCTGCTGCTGGACGAGCTGACCCCGCTCACGCCGTCGCAGGGCCGACTCGTCCAAGTGGTGGCCGCGCTGGGCGATCACGCCACACCCGCGCTGCTCGGCCCGGTGACCGGCCACGAGCCGGGACAACTGGCCGCGGACCTCGCCGTACTGACCAGGCGCGACCTGCTGCGCACCGGACCGCACGGGCGGCTCGCACTGCGCCACCCCGTGCTGCGCAGCCTCGTCCGCGACGGCACCGATCCTTGGCTGCGCACGCAGACCCACCGGCTCGTCGGCGCCGAACTCGCCCGGACCGGCGCCCCGCTGGCCGAGCGGGCGCACCACGCCGAGCAGTCGCTGTCCGGCTGGGATCCACGGGCGGCTGCCGTGCTGGACGAGGCCGCCGAGCAGGCCGCGCACACGGCGCCCGCGAGCAGCGCGCACTGGCTGGAGGTGGTGCTGCGGCACCTTCCACACACGCCGGAACACGCGAGCAGACGGCGCGAGTTGATGCTGCGGCGGGCCCGGGCGCTGGGCGTCGGCGGCCGGCTCCGGGAGAGCCGAGACCTGTTGCACCAGGTGATCGCCCTGCCCGACCCGGACGACGGGACGGGGTCGCGGGCGTCCGCTGTTGTGCTGTGCGCCGTCATGGAGCGCCATTTGGGCCGTTACGCGGAGGCGGCCGCCCTGCTGCGCCGCGAACTGCACCGCACTGATCCCGCGCCGTCGCTCGCCGATCAGGTGGCCCTGGGCCTGGAGTTGGGCTCCTCGGCCCCGCACGACACCTCCTACCCGGCGGTGCGCTCCGAGGTGGCACACACCCTGGAGGTGGCCCGCCGTCTCGGGGACGAGACGGGGGTGGCGGGTGCGCTGAGCGTCGCGGCGCTGGGAGAGGCGTACGAGGGGGAGACGGCCGCGGCGGAGGACTTCACCCGCCGGGCGGCGGCCCTCGTGGACTCGCTGCCGGACGGCGATCTGACCGACCTGTGCGAGCCGCTGGTCCGGCTGGCCTGGGCGGAGGCGTTCCTGGAGCGCTTCACCGACGCCGAGCGGCACGCCGACCGCGGCCTGGCCATAGCCCGCCGCACCGGCCAGCTCTACCTCCTGCCCCACCTGCTGCTGTGCAAGACCCATGTGCGCATCCAGACCTGCCGGCTCGCGTCGGCGGTGGAGCTGTCCGAAGAGGCCGAGGACATCGCCCGCGGCATCGGCAGCGACGAACTGCTCGCCTTCGTCCTGGCGACCAGAGCCCACGCCCTGGCGGACGCCTGCCCACCCGGCGATCCGCGGCCACTGGCCACCGCGGAGGAAGCCGTGGCCGCGGCGGGTGGGGGCGTCAACTGGTGGGCGACCATCGCCTGGTGCGTGCTCGGCTACGCGGCGCTCACCGCCGGCGACCCGGCCCGCGCCCGGGAGGCGGTACTGCGTGCCGGCGGCCCCGGCCTGCGGCGGATGCAGCCCTCCATGCGCCCGTTGTTCCTGGAGGTCCTGGTGACCGCCGCCGTCACCATGGGTGACCTGGACGCGGCGAAGGACTGGGCCGAGCGAGCCCGCACAGAGGCCGAGAGGCTCGATCTGCCCGTACAGCGTGCCTCGGCCATGCGCAGCGCCGCGCACCTACGACTCGGTCTCGGTGACGACGGCGCGGCGGCGGACCTTTTCCAGGCGGCGGCCGAGGAGAGCGCACGCAGCGGAGCGGTGTTCTGGGAGGCGTTCTCCCTGCTCTTCGGCGCCCCTCTGCTGGCGGCGGACCCGCGCGGTGCGCGGCGCGGGCAGGCGGCCTGGCACCGCGGGCGGCGGCTCGCCGCGGCCAGTGGCTGCGGAATGCTGGCCGGGCTTGCCGAGGCGGTCGGCCCGGCGGTGGTCGCCGCCGACGACGGGCCCACGCGCCGGCTCGCCCAACTGACCGTCCGCGAAAGGGAGATCGCCGACCTCGTCGCCGACGGCCTGACCAGCCCGGCGATCGCCGAACAACTCTGCCTGAGCCGCCGCACGGTCGAGACCCACATCTCCCGGGTCTACCGCAAGACGGGAGTCTCCTCGCGCGCGGCTCTGGCAGGCCTGATGGCGGGGCTCACGCCGAGGCCTTCCTTCGGCGGGTGA
- a CDS encoding WD40 repeat domain-containing protein yields the protein MLIVGIVAGMALLAVLIVVWVIRRSDGRYRFRPSFEAACEVTVGGRTLVAYSGHRKVIRLADPVAREDTAVLTDSRTWIRALCEIHVDGRPLLASGGRDGVVRLWDLENRGELVASLTGHRGWVFALCTLRVSGRDLLASAGRDGAIRLWDPRDGRLVRTMVAGPRRPWTQALCQVRTGGRTLLASGHGNGTVNLWHAESGQPVLELVAHNRIVWTLCEVSDGDRTLLATAGWDGNVRLWDLEEPRETHVFTAGVGPVYALCQAEAGDRTLLVAGGDGPGTAVWDPFTGERAGDLGMDLAGFLSGHGWVRAACQVRQAQGPPLIITAGYDDGLRVWDVAKEIGAPPPGTRAP from the coding sequence ATGTTGATCGTCGGCATCGTGGCAGGCATGGCCCTGCTGGCTGTCCTGATCGTCGTATGGGTGATCCGGCGGTCGGACGGCCGCTACCGGTTCCGGCCGTCGTTCGAGGCGGCCTGCGAGGTCACGGTCGGCGGCCGCACACTCGTGGCGTACTCCGGGCACCGCAAGGTGATCCGGCTCGCGGACCCGGTCGCGCGCGAGGACACGGCGGTCCTCACGGACTCGCGCACCTGGATCCGCGCGCTGTGCGAGATCCACGTCGACGGCAGGCCCCTGCTGGCGTCCGGCGGCCGCGACGGTGTCGTCCGGCTCTGGGATCTGGAGAACCGCGGCGAACTGGTGGCCTCCCTCACCGGTCACCGCGGCTGGGTGTTCGCGCTGTGCACCCTGCGTGTCTCAGGGCGCGACCTGCTGGCCTCGGCCGGCCGGGACGGCGCGATACGCCTCTGGGACCCGCGCGACGGCCGGCTGGTGCGCACGATGGTCGCCGGCCCCCGGAGGCCGTGGACCCAGGCCCTGTGCCAGGTGCGCACGGGCGGGAGAACGCTGCTCGCGTCCGGACACGGCAACGGCACAGTGAACCTCTGGCACGCCGAATCCGGGCAACCGGTACTGGAGCTGGTCGCGCACAACCGCATCGTATGGACGCTGTGCGAGGTGTCCGACGGCGACCGCACTCTGCTCGCCACCGCCGGCTGGGACGGGAACGTCCGGCTGTGGGACCTGGAGGAACCGCGGGAGACCCACGTGTTCACCGCCGGTGTCGGGCCCGTGTACGCCCTGTGCCAGGCGGAAGCCGGTGACCGCACACTCCTGGTCGCGGGCGGCGACGGACCGGGCACCGCGGTCTGGGACCCGTTCACCGGCGAGCGCGCCGGCGACCTGGGAATGGACCTCGCCGGCTTTCTCAGCGGCCACGGCTGGGTCCGCGCCGCCTGCCAGGTCCGGCAGGCCCAGGGCCCGCCGCTGATCATCACCGCGGGGTACGACGACGGGCTACGCGTGTGGGACGTGGCGAAGGAGATCGGGGCGCCTCCTCCAGGAACAAGAGCGCCCTGA
- a CDS encoding MerR family transcriptional regulator, with the protein MSSEHMQIGEVATRTELSLRTIRHYEDTGLVTPSARSQGGFRLYTESDVARLMVIRRMKPLGFTLDEMRALLEATDRLDTGEELPPEEHEELLDRIRGFEQAAQRRVEDLRTQLARAEEFAATLAERLTRTPAR; encoded by the coding sequence GTGAGCAGCGAGCACATGCAGATCGGCGAGGTCGCCACACGGACCGAGCTGTCGCTGCGCACGATCCGGCACTACGAGGACACCGGCCTTGTCACCCCCTCCGCCCGCTCCCAGGGCGGCTTCCGCCTCTACACCGAGTCCGACGTCGCCCGCCTGATGGTCATCCGCCGTATGAAGCCTCTCGGGTTCACCCTCGACGAGATGCGCGCCCTGCTGGAGGCCACCGACCGCCTCGACACGGGCGAGGAACTGCCGCCCGAGGAGCACGAGGAACTGCTGGACCGGATTCGCGGCTTCGAGCAGGCCGCCCAGCGGCGGGTCGAGGATCTGCGCACCCAGCTGGCGCGAGCGGAGGAGTTCGCCGCCACGCTGGCCGAGCGCCTCACGAGAACTCCTGCACGGTGA
- a CDS encoding SulP family inorganic anion transporter, which produces MSSSALSPAAWLHGSRRPAWLSDPKVLRTEVLAGLVVALALIPEAISFSVIAGVDPAIGLFASFTMAVTIAIVGGRPAMISAATGAVALVIAPLNREHGFGYLVAAVILAGVFQIVLGALGVAKLMRFVPRSVMVGFVNSLAILIFMAQVPEMTDVPWPVYPLIAAGLALMVFFPKVTKVIPAPLVSIVILTVITVAAGIAVPTVGDKGELPSSLPMPGLPDVPFTLDTLTTIAPYALAMALVGLMESLMTAKLVDDITDTHSSKTRESVGQGIANIVTGFFGGMGGCAMIGQTMINVRVSGARTRLSTFLAGAFLMVLCVVFGPVVSDIPMAVLVAVMVMVSVGTFDWHSIAPKTLKRMPAGEITVMLVTVACVVATHNLAIGVVVGSITAMVVFAKRVAHLAEVTAVTDPDGTSVIYRMTGELFFASSNDLVGRFDYAGDPDKVVIDLSAAHIWDASSVAALDAIETKYAQRGKTVSITGLNEPSARIHDTLSGELTGHR; this is translated from the coding sequence TTGTCCTCCTCCGCACTGTCCCCGGCCGCCTGGCTGCACGGCTCCCGGCGCCCTGCCTGGCTTTCCGATCCGAAGGTGCTGCGCACCGAGGTACTGGCCGGGCTCGTGGTCGCGCTCGCTTTGATCCCCGAGGCCATCTCGTTCTCGGTCATCGCCGGGGTCGACCCGGCCATCGGCCTGTTCGCCTCGTTCACCATGGCCGTGACCATCGCGATCGTCGGCGGCCGACCGGCCATGATCTCCGCCGCCACCGGCGCGGTCGCCCTGGTCATCGCCCCGCTCAACCGCGAGCACGGCTTCGGCTACCTCGTCGCCGCCGTCATCCTGGCCGGCGTCTTCCAGATCGTCCTCGGCGCCCTGGGCGTGGCGAAGCTGATGCGGTTCGTGCCGCGCAGCGTGATGGTCGGCTTCGTCAACTCCCTCGCGATCCTCATCTTCATGGCGCAGGTGCCGGAGATGACCGACGTACCATGGCCGGTCTATCCGCTGATCGCGGCCGGTCTGGCGCTGATGGTGTTCTTCCCGAAGGTCACCAAGGTGATCCCGGCCCCTCTGGTGTCGATCGTGATCCTCACGGTCATCACGGTGGCCGCCGGGATCGCGGTGCCGACGGTAGGGGACAAGGGCGAGCTGCCCTCCTCGCTCCCCATGCCCGGGCTACCGGACGTGCCCTTCACCCTGGACACCCTCACCACCATCGCGCCCTACGCGCTCGCCATGGCGCTGGTCGGTCTGATGGAGTCGCTGATGACCGCCAAGCTCGTGGACGACATCACCGACACCCACTCCTCCAAGACCCGCGAGTCCGTCGGACAGGGAATCGCCAACATCGTCACCGGCTTCTTCGGCGGCATGGGCGGCTGCGCCATGATCGGGCAGACGATGATCAACGTACGCGTGTCGGGCGCCCGTACCCGGCTGTCGACGTTCCTGGCCGGTGCGTTCCTGATGGTGCTGTGCGTCGTCTTCGGGCCGGTCGTCTCGGACATCCCGATGGCCGTGCTGGTCGCGGTGATGGTCATGGTGTCGGTGGGCACCTTCGACTGGCACTCCATCGCGCCGAAGACCCTGAAACGGATGCCGGCCGGGGAGATCACGGTCATGCTGGTCACCGTCGCGTGTGTGGTCGCCACCCACAACCTCGCCATCGGTGTCGTCGTCGGCTCGATCACCGCGATGGTCGTCTTCGCCAAGCGGGTCGCCCACCTGGCCGAGGTCACCGCTGTGACCGACCCCGACGGCACGTCTGTGATCTACCGGATGACCGGCGAGCTGTTCTTCGCCTCCTCCAACGACCTCGTCGGCCGGTTCGACTACGCCGGCGACCCCGACAAGGTCGTCATCGATCTGTCCGCCGCGCACATCTGGGACGCCTCCTCCGTTGCGGCCCTCGACGCCATCGAGACCAAGTACGCCCAGCGCGGCAAGACCGTCAGCATCACCGGACTGAACGAGCCCAGCGCCCGCATCCACGACACGCTCAGCGGCGAACTCACCGGCCACCGCTGA
- a CDS encoding NfeD family protein has translation MDPWLIWLVVAAVLAVAEIVTLTAALGMLSVSALVTAGSAAVGLPLPFQFLVFALVATGTVVFVRPIALRHVLRPQVQRFGIDALVGRPAYVLSEVTGRGGRVRIDGEEWTARAYDETLVIPPGKTVDVMEISGATALVYPRD, from the coding sequence ATGGATCCATGGCTGATCTGGTTGGTCGTCGCAGCCGTGTTGGCGGTGGCGGAGATCGTCACCCTTACCGCCGCTCTCGGAATGCTGAGTGTGTCCGCCTTGGTCACGGCGGGATCCGCTGCGGTCGGGCTGCCTCTGCCCTTCCAGTTCCTGGTGTTCGCCCTCGTCGCCACGGGCACCGTGGTGTTCGTGCGTCCTATCGCGCTGCGCCACGTGCTCCGGCCGCAAGTGCAGCGATTCGGCATCGACGCTCTGGTGGGCAGGCCTGCTTATGTCCTCTCGGAGGTGACGGGCCGAGGCGGCAGGGTCCGTATCGACGGTGAGGAATGGACGGCCCGCGCCTACGACGAGACGCTGGTGATTCCGCCTGGAAAGACCGTCGACGTCATGGAGATCAGCGGCGCCACCGCGCTCGTCTACCCCCGGGACTGA
- a CDS encoding SPFH domain-containing protein yields METSAFLIAGLIFALIAVFTVVRAVRIVPQARARNVERLGRYHRTLSPGLSLVIPYIDRVHPVIDLREQVVSFKPQPVITEDNLVVEIDTVLYFQVTDPRAAFYEIANFLQAVEQLTVTTLRNVVGSMDLEKTLTSRDTINSQLRGVLDEATGKWGLRVNRVEIKAIDPPQSIKDAMQKQMRAERDKRAAILGAEGQRQSQILTAEGDKQAAVLRAEGNRTAAILQAEGQSRAIDEVFQAVHRNDPDPKLLAYQYLQTLPQLAQGSGNNFWVIPSEITSALQGVSRAFTEVLPQSPATREKPSDDSAERAADDAAQAAEAAAAALADAAEADRAAPDGLPPR; encoded by the coding sequence ATGGAAACCTCGGCGTTCCTCATTGCCGGCCTGATCTTCGCGCTGATCGCGGTCTTTACCGTGGTGCGAGCGGTCCGTATCGTGCCGCAGGCGCGTGCTCGTAATGTCGAGCGGCTCGGGCGCTACCACCGGACCCTGAGTCCGGGTCTCAGCCTTGTCATCCCGTACATCGACCGGGTTCATCCGGTGATCGACCTGCGGGAACAGGTCGTCTCCTTCAAGCCGCAACCGGTCATCACCGAGGACAATCTGGTCGTCGAGATCGACACCGTCCTGTACTTCCAGGTCACCGACCCACGAGCAGCGTTCTATGAGATCGCGAATTTCCTGCAGGCGGTCGAACAGCTCACTGTGACCACCCTGCGCAATGTCGTGGGATCCATGGACCTGGAAAAGACGCTCACCTCACGGGACACCATCAACAGCCAGCTCCGCGGCGTACTGGACGAGGCCACCGGCAAGTGGGGGCTGAGGGTCAATCGGGTGGAGATCAAGGCCATCGATCCGCCGCAGTCCATCAAGGACGCGATGCAGAAACAGATGCGGGCCGAGAGGGACAAGCGGGCCGCGATTCTCGGGGCTGAGGGACAACGCCAATCGCAGATCCTCACCGCCGAAGGCGACAAGCAGGCCGCTGTCCTGCGCGCCGAGGGTAACCGTACTGCTGCGATCCTCCAGGCCGAGGGCCAGTCCCGGGCGATCGACGAGGTCTTCCAGGCCGTGCATCGCAACGACCCCGACCCCAAACTCCTGGCTTACCAGTACCTGCAGACACTGCCCCAACTGGCGCAAGGTTCGGGGAACAACTTCTGGGTGATCCCCAGCGAGATCACCTCCGCACTCCAGGGCGTGTCCCGCGCCTTCACCGAGGTGCTGCCCCAGTCTCCGGCCACCCGCGAGAAACCCTCGGACGACAGCGCTGAGCGGGCCGCTGACGACGCGGCTCAGGCCGCGGAAGCCGCCGCCGCGGCTCTCGCCGACGCGGCCGAGGCCGACCGCGCCGCCCCCGACGGCCTCCCGCCTCGCTGA
- a CDS encoding alpha/beta hydrolase → MALSTGLGTSPAAADPRRGLTTYVLVHGTHSAGAFWMPIARELTLRGHRVVMVDQPRHGAEAFVPESYQRQDLKAMAAEPSPLKGLGLEDYEARVTGIVRRAARNGPVVLVGHSLGGVSVSRVGDAVPHLLHHICYMAAFCPSRVLPTADACTAAPENANAVSPVELTVGDPDRLGVLRLNFRTGDSRELALLKEMICADYPDAEFRRLLAGMQTDEPVAAYAGRAVGRAGSWGRIPRTYLRFGRDRTIATALQDRMIAEADAFTPGNSFRVHDFPVASHVGPLDPVPVAEILDTLAGQGG, encoded by the coding sequence ATGGCACTGTCCACCGGGCTCGGAACCTCGCCGGCCGCAGCCGACCCGCGTCGCGGGCTCACCACCTACGTCCTGGTGCACGGTACCCACAGCGCCGGCGCGTTCTGGATGCCGATCGCGCGGGAGCTGACGCTGCGCGGTCACCGCGTCGTCATGGTGGACCAGCCGCGGCATGGCGCGGAGGCTTTCGTGCCGGAGTCGTATCAGCGGCAGGACCTCAAAGCGATGGCGGCCGAGCCTTCCCCGCTGAAGGGCCTCGGGCTGGAGGACTACGAGGCGCGCGTCACGGGCATCGTGCGGCGGGCGGCACGGAACGGACCGGTGGTGCTGGTCGGGCACAGCCTGGGTGGCGTATCGGTCAGCCGTGTCGGCGATGCCGTACCGCATCTGCTGCACCACATTTGCTACATGGCGGCCTTCTGTCCCAGCCGCGTCCTGCCCACAGCGGACGCTTGCACGGCGGCACCCGAGAACGCGAACGCCGTCAGCCCGGTCGAGTTGACGGTGGGTGATCCGGACCGGCTCGGTGTACTGCGACTGAACTTCCGGACAGGTGACAGCCGTGAGCTGGCCCTCCTGAAGGAGATGATCTGCGCGGACTACCCCGACGCCGAATTCCGCCGGCTATTGGCCGGCATGCAGACCGACGAGCCCGTCGCCGCATATGCGGGCCGAGCGGTCGGCCGGGCCGGCAGCTGGGGACGCATTCCCCGCACCTACCTGCGTTTCGGCAGGGACCGGACGATCGCCACCGCACTCCAGGACAGGATGATCGCGGAAGCCGACGCGTTCACGCCCGGCAACAGCTTCCGCGTGCACGATTTTCCCGTGGCGTCACACGTCGGCCCTCTGGATCCCGTCCCGGTCGCAGAAATCCTGGACACACTCGCAGGGCAGGGGGGATAG
- a CDS encoding VOC family protein → MNPQPRFTLAATTLDAPDAHELAQFYQGLLGWPMRKVEPGWAEIAPPDGSPGLSFQTEPLFARPRWPSTRSEQQMMMHLDIEVNDLSSAVEHALALGATVADFQPQDDVRVLFDPAGHPFCFFVRTGPSA, encoded by the coding sequence ATGAACCCGCAACCGCGTTTCACGCTGGCCGCGACCACTCTTGATGCACCAGACGCCCACGAGTTGGCGCAGTTCTATCAGGGCCTCCTCGGATGGCCGATGCGGAAGGTGGAACCCGGCTGGGCAGAGATCGCTCCGCCCGATGGCAGTCCCGGGCTGTCGTTCCAGACAGAGCCACTCTTCGCCCGCCCGCGGTGGCCTTCCACACGGTCCGAGCAGCAGATGATGATGCATCTGGACATCGAGGTGAACGATCTGTCATCAGCCGTCGAGCATGCTCTCGCCCTGGGGGCGACGGTGGCAGACTTCCAGCCTCAGGATGATGTACGCGTCCTGTTCGACCCGGCGGGACACCCGTTCTGCTTCTTTGTACGCACCGGCCCGAGCGCGTGA
- a CDS encoding VOC family protein produces MKTLFVAYRVTDLDRSLAFYTALGYVELGRVEVGDGSRLVILKFPGEPTASLELVHRPADGRVDVGSGVDHLAIQVETLTVTLKTLTEAGLEPEPVQYPGGPHGPKTSWLTDPDGYRIELVEWPFGHPDGITAADFS; encoded by the coding sequence ATGAAGACGCTCTTCGTCGCCTACCGCGTCACCGATCTGGATCGCTCGCTGGCTTTCTACACCGCCTTGGGCTACGTCGAGCTGGGCAGGGTCGAGGTCGGCGACGGGAGTCGCCTCGTGATCCTCAAGTTCCCCGGCGAACCGACAGCCTCGCTAGAACTGGTCCACCGTCCCGCCGACGGACGCGTCGACGTGGGTAGCGGAGTCGACCACCTCGCGATCCAGGTGGAGACGCTGACGGTCACCCTGAAGACGCTGACTGAAGCCGGACTGGAGCCGGAGCCTGTCCAGTATCCGGGCGGCCCTCACGGCCCGAAGACGTCGTGGCTCACCGACCCCGACGGTTACCGGATCGAGCTGGTGGAGTGGCCGTTCGGACATCCCGACGGCATCACCGCAGCAGACTTCTCCTGA
- a CDS encoding dihydrofolate reductase family protein, which yields MHNPIRLYMSMSLDGYIAGPDDRPGQELGRDGGRLFNWLDDRESGGPSGQVYREALATGALISGRRTFELAGRWQGDHHDGVPILVLTHHVDDGDVPPGHARFVTDVEDCARQARAAAGDRPVMVHGAGAAQALLRAGQMDEMEIHLVQVLLGDGRRLFDHLGSDHIELDLVRRLEDRDVTHLRYRVRRPGEAA from the coding sequence ATGCACAATCCGATTCGGCTGTACATGTCGATGTCGCTCGACGGCTATATCGCCGGCCCCGACGATCGGCCAGGGCAGGAGCTCGGACGCGACGGCGGACGGCTTTTCAACTGGCTCGACGACCGGGAATCCGGCGGTCCCAGCGGACAGGTCTACCGCGAAGCGCTGGCTACCGGCGCGCTGATCTCCGGCCGACGGACCTTCGAACTCGCCGGGCGCTGGCAGGGTGACCACCACGACGGCGTACCGATCCTCGTCCTCACCCACCATGTGGACGACGGGGACGTGCCACCCGGCCACGCGCGATTCGTCACCGACGTCGAGGACTGCGCCCGTCAGGCTCGCGCCGCCGCAGGGGACCGGCCGGTCATGGTCCATGGGGCGGGCGCGGCCCAAGCTCTCCTCCGAGCCGGGCAGATGGACGAGATGGAGATCCACCTGGTTCAGGTCCTCCTCGGGGACGGCCGACGACTCTTCGACCACCTCGGTAGTGATCACATCGAACTCGACCTCGTCCGACGGCTCGAGGATCGTGACGTCACGCACCTCCGTTACCGGGTGCGCCGACCCGGGGAGGCCGCATGA